A stretch of the Sulfurimonas sp. HSL3-1 genome encodes the following:
- a CDS encoding thiazole synthase: MSDTLKIGKYEFNSRLIVGSGKYKDFETTKEATLASGSELITVAVRRLNITDPNKENLRDTFKGTGVQFLPNSAGCTTAEEAITTFRLTREATGIDLIKLEVIGDTQKTLYPDVLETIKACEVLAKDGFTIMAYTSDDPIMAKRLEDAGAHAIMPLAAPIGSGLGIQNRYNVVFVREAVSVPVIVDAGIGCASDAAAAMELGAEGVLTNTAIAQANDPMTMAVAMKHAVMAGRMSYLAGRIPKRPYATASSPIDGMIQF; encoded by the coding sequence ATGAGCGATACACTGAAAATCGGAAAATATGAGTTCAACAGCCGCCTGATCGTGGGCAGCGGGAAGTACAAAGATTTCGAGACGACGAAGGAGGCGACGCTGGCCTCGGGGTCGGAGCTGATCACCGTGGCCGTGCGCCGTCTGAACATTACGGACCCGAACAAGGAGAACCTGCGCGACACCTTTAAAGGGACAGGCGTGCAGTTCCTGCCCAACTCCGCGGGGTGTACGACGGCCGAGGAGGCGATCACGACCTTCCGCCTGACCCGCGAGGCGACGGGCATCGACCTGATCAAGCTCGAGGTCATCGGCGACACGCAAAAGACCCTCTACCCGGATGTGCTTGAGACGATCAAAGCGTGCGAGGTCCTGGCCAAGGACGGTTTTACAATCATGGCCTACACCTCCGACGACCCGATCATGGCCAAGCGCCTCGAAGATGCCGGCGCGCACGCCATCATGCCGCTGGCCGCGCCCATCGGTTCGGGCCTGGGGATCCAGAACCGCTACAACGTCGTCTTTGTCCGCGAAGCGGTCAGCGTTCCGGTCATCGTCGATGCCGGGATCGGCTGCGCGTCCGATGCGGCGGCGGCGATGGAACTGGGGGCTGAAGGGGTTCTTACCAACACGGCGATCGCCCAGGCGAATGACCCGATGACGATGGCGGTGGCGATGAAGCATGCCGTCATGGCGGGCCGGATGAGCTACCTTGCCGGGCGTATCCCGAAGCGTCCGTATGCGACGGCGTCATCTCCGATCGACGGGATGATCCAGTTCTAA
- a CDS encoding acetate kinase yields the protein MKILVINAGSSSVKFKLFEMRSEQVIVSGLVENIGRGDAHAILHGCQEHVRRDLPVADHDAALATVRDLLIDNGFIDSFDTLEGIGHRVVHGGERFSGPVRIDDTVLEAIEGLSPLAPLHNPANAKGIRAMRNLAPHVPQIAVFDTAFHHTMPPAAFRYALPERFYSELSVRRYGFHGTSHAYVAAECAARMGKSLDAVNLITLHLGNGASACAIRNGRSIDTSMGFTPLEGLVMGTRSGDIDPGLLAYLSRETGMDAEELDTLLNRECGLKGIAGTNDMRDIENRMRDEEPEALLAFELFVRRIRKYIGAYAVLLDRVDAIVFTGGIGEHSSAVRHAVCKGLHILGIETDKMKNENLTDEGGAFHAEGSCSQLHVIPTDEEHSIARQCLPYLTQGR from the coding sequence GTGAAGATCCTCGTCATCAACGCCGGCAGTTCGTCGGTGAAGTTCAAACTCTTTGAAATGCGCTCAGAACAGGTGATCGTCTCGGGCCTCGTGGAAAATATCGGCCGCGGCGACGCCCACGCCATCCTTCACGGATGCCAGGAGCACGTCCGCCGCGACCTTCCCGTCGCCGACCACGATGCCGCGCTTGCCACCGTCCGCGATCTGCTCATCGACAACGGGTTCATCGACAGTTTCGACACGCTGGAGGGAATAGGCCACCGTGTCGTGCACGGCGGCGAGCGTTTCAGCGGTCCCGTCCGCATCGACGACACGGTCCTGGAAGCCATCGAAGGCCTCAGCCCGCTGGCCCCCCTGCACAACCCGGCCAACGCCAAAGGGATCCGGGCCATGCGGAACCTCGCCCCCCATGTCCCGCAGATCGCGGTCTTCGACACGGCGTTTCACCACACGATGCCCCCCGCCGCCTTCCGCTACGCCCTTCCGGAGCGTTTCTATAGCGAGCTCTCCGTCCGGCGCTACGGCTTTCACGGCACCTCCCACGCCTACGTCGCCGCCGAATGCGCAGCGCGGATGGGCAAATCCCTCGACGCCGTCAACCTCATTACCCTCCACCTGGGCAACGGGGCCAGCGCCTGCGCCATCCGCAACGGCCGCAGCATCGATACGTCGATGGGCTTCACCCCCCTCGAAGGGCTCGTCATGGGAACGCGCAGCGGCGACATCGACCCGGGCCTGCTCGCCTATCTGTCGCGCGAAACGGGTATGGATGCGGAGGAACTCGACACCCTCCTCAACCGTGAATGCGGCCTCAAGGGAATCGCAGGGACCAACGATATGCGCGATATCGAAAACCGGATGCGCGACGAGGAGCCCGAGGCCCTGCTCGCCTTCGAACTCTTCGTCCGCCGCATCCGCAAATACATCGGCGCCTACGCCGTGCTGCTTGACCGCGTGGATGCCATTGTCTTTACCGGCGGCATCGGCGAACACAGCAGCGCCGTCCGCCATGCCGTCTGCAAAGGGCTGCATATCCTGGGCATCGAGACCGATAAGATGAAAAATGAGAATCTGACGGATGAGGGAGGCGCATTCCACGCCGAAGGGAGCTGCAGCCAGCTGCACGTCATCCCCACGGACGAGGAGCACTCCATCGCACGGCAGTGCCTGCCCTACCTCACCCAGGGAAGATAG
- the pta gene encoding phosphate acetyltransferase: MNAETVRSLYIVSKTRNAGSILVTLGMTELLLRLHGRVAFFRPLIADAAGKDPDTLTILSHFALEQPYESAVGLTVSEAETLLSEGKIDHLIETIIERHDALLETYDFVLCQGVVDDALSQLIDFDLNVEIAKNLAAPVVGVVPARGMDESGLKEALRLWSYAIKKQGGSLLMLFANRCDAVLYEAHRRDQNICPSIPEPVVLLPEVTTLDRPNVYQLAEGLGAEILIGTNEQLHRLIAQPRIAAMHLEHFLTHIRADDLIITPSDRADIILGATAANYAGNFPAVSAVLLTGETPPAQSVIELLKGLDAMQIPLLHLPKETVEVAQMVRAFPARIDAASPKKIATALGVFNQNVDADLIETKLAAASTGIVTPAMFEHRLFARAAGDRKTIILPETSDDRILRAADILLRRRAVGIALLGSAEHIAARAAALGLDLRNATIVDPEDEQQKRRLAKAYAKLRAHKGVSLDAAYDALGNPTLFATMMVAQGECDGMVSGATHTTRETILPALQAIKTAPGQNIVSSCFFMCFDTRVLVYADCAVNPDPDAAQLAEIAIASAETARRFGIEPRVAMLSYSTGDSGVGSDVEKVREATKLVREQRPDLAVDGPIQYDAAIDPEVGAQKMPGSTVAGQATVFIFPDLNTGNNTYKAVQRSAGAVAIGPVLQGLNRPVNDLSRGCSVADIVNTVAITAIQAQETPS; this comes from the coding sequence ATGAATGCCGAAACCGTACGCTCGCTCTATATCGTTTCCAAAACCCGGAATGCCGGCAGCATCCTTGTCACACTCGGCATGACGGAATTGCTGCTGCGGCTGCACGGAAGGGTCGCCTTTTTCCGGCCGCTGATCGCCGACGCCGCCGGGAAAGATCCGGACACCCTGACCATCCTCAGCCATTTCGCGCTGGAGCAGCCCTACGAGAGCGCCGTCGGCCTGACGGTCTCCGAGGCCGAGACTCTGCTCTCCGAAGGAAAGATCGACCACCTGATCGAAACCATCATCGAGCGCCATGACGCCCTGCTGGAAACCTATGACTTCGTTCTCTGCCAGGGGGTGGTCGACGATGCGCTCTCCCAGCTGATCGACTTTGACCTCAACGTCGAGATCGCCAAGAACCTTGCTGCGCCCGTCGTCGGTGTCGTCCCGGCCCGCGGCATGGATGAGAGCGGCCTCAAGGAGGCGCTGCGGCTCTGGAGCTACGCCATCAAGAAACAGGGTGGCTCGCTTCTGATGCTTTTTGCCAACCGCTGCGACGCCGTGCTCTACGAGGCCCACCGCCGAGACCAGAACATCTGCCCGAGCATCCCTGAGCCGGTCGTCCTGCTGCCCGAGGTCACGACGCTCGACCGTCCCAACGTCTACCAGCTTGCCGAAGGGCTGGGCGCGGAGATCCTGATCGGCACCAACGAACAGCTTCACCGCCTTATTGCCCAGCCCCGCATCGCCGCCATGCACCTGGAACATTTCCTGACGCATATCAGGGCCGACGACCTCATCATCACCCCCTCGGACCGCGCCGATATCATCCTCGGCGCGACGGCCGCAAACTACGCCGGGAATTTTCCGGCGGTCAGCGCCGTGCTCCTGACAGGCGAAACACCCCCCGCACAGAGTGTCATTGAGCTCCTCAAGGGCCTTGACGCCATGCAGATACCGCTGCTGCACCTCCCGAAAGAGACGGTCGAGGTCGCCCAGATGGTGCGCGCCTTCCCCGCCCGCATCGATGCCGCGTCGCCGAAGAAGATCGCCACGGCGCTGGGGGTCTTCAACCAGAACGTCGATGCGGACCTGATTGAGACCAAGCTGGCCGCGGCGTCAACCGGGATCGTCACCCCGGCCATGTTCGAACACCGTCTCTTCGCCCGGGCTGCGGGGGATCGCAAGACGATCATCCTGCCGGAGACCTCCGACGACCGCATCCTCCGGGCCGCCGACATCCTGCTGCGCCGGCGGGCCGTCGGCATCGCCCTTTTGGGTTCAGCGGAGCATATTGCGGCCCGCGCCGCCGCCCTGGGGCTCGACCTGCGCAATGCGACCATCGTCGACCCCGAAGACGAACAGCAAAAACGCCGCCTGGCCAAAGCCTATGCCAAACTGCGCGCCCATAAAGGCGTCTCCCTCGACGCCGCCTACGACGCCCTGGGCAACCCGACCCTTTTTGCCACGATGATGGTGGCGCAGGGGGAGTGCGACGGCATGGTCAGCGGGGCCACGCATACGACCCGCGAAACGATCCTCCCGGCCCTGCAGGCGATCAAAACGGCGCCGGGACAGAACATCGTATCGAGCTGCTTTTTCATGTGCTTCGACACCCGGGTCCTCGTCTATGCCGACTGCGCCGTCAACCCGGACCCCGATGCGGCCCAACTGGCGGAAATCGCGATCGCGTCGGCGGAGACGGCCCGACGCTTCGGCATCGAACCACGCGTGGCGATGCTCTCTTACTCCACCGGGGACTCCGGGGTGGGGAGCGACGTTGAAAAAGTACGCGAAGCGACAAAGCTCGTCCGGGAACAGCGTCCCGACCTTGCCGTGGACGGTCCCATCCAGTACGATGCGGCCATCGACCCGGAGGTCGGAGCGCAGAAGATGCCCGGCAGTACGGTGGCAGGACAGGCGACCGTATTCATCTTTCCCGACCTCAACACCGGCAACAACACCTACAAGGCCGTCCAGCGTTCGGCGGGCGCCGTCGCCATCGGTCCCGTGTTGCAGGGTTTGAACCGCCCGGTCAACGACCTCAGCCGCGGCTGCAGCGTCGCCGACATCGTCAACACCGTCGCCATTACCGCCATCCAGGCCCAGGAGACGCCGTCGTGA
- a CDS encoding DUF748 domain-containing protein yields the protein MKRWIWRTLLGVLALYLLTAVIAVPYLIRTKVPELVGEMTGGSLEIDRALFNPFILDLTIEGIRFADPEGAPLASLRRLDVNVDVLHLIWGEISVEYFGLRGLRLSVVQERDGRFNFDWLTHLGSGDAAETAPAETNGSAMPSLRLETFELEDGGITFTDLSRPVPLQLDFSPIGLDLHDIDTGGGGENELHLFAHTEEGGLLDVKSRVHSFEPFALSGTVDYDAGRLYDAWHFLREISALEVADGRMELHFTYDVNLAELNATTVDDLRFALKRLRVKPKAENADVLRVASLTVEGGPIRPLAQFGRIDTAGIDGLYVDLQRRKDGSLNWAHYFPKGNEANVSAAPAEDTAAAASAPWDMLINRVTLRHIRGRFDDGSVRPAVHLALDDFNLTARHVSALPATPLTFDAVLQLNKKMRCRTEGRLSHSPLDATALASCGGLDVTWFNPYIDAAADAALARHDVVLRSAVLGAAADVTAREANASVAVTVNDANATLQSLLLTPKGSKRKLAAFDALSVTGVTASTAAKRAGVERIVLAKPQVNLRRERDGSIDAAQLVKAKPAAPAKRGAAQKAQQAETPWSAAIKKIQIRSGAASFRDAAIAHTTTTRVQRFDLDVNGVTTDPSRAIGLQGSFRINGDGRVRAKGSLVPEPLKATTDFSVSGLRLKPFSPYVEEGMFVKIDDGRVGLKGQTRYRPSKRAADLRLHGDFNLNDLLVNDSRDATPLVSLKTLEAKKLLFTLSPDQFFVDNVTMGGFFSSILIDANKTLNLSTLMRPSERSAAPKGAEKTAEAAKQPFPVRIMKFTLYNGAVHFADESLPLPFDTQIHDVNGEVLGISTLPEDTTYLQVAGEIDEYGTAKAEGSLNTGDPKAFTDIGVNFRNIELKSYTPYSGKFVGRAIDSGKLSVTLRYRIVKGAMQGDNGMIINKIVLGDDIESNDSVSLPLDFAIALLEDRDGVIDIDMPVEGDVNNPKFRWGKVVWKAFVNLLTKAVTAPFDLIGSMLGIEGDSLKEVTFAAGSPTVDAVARERLDMLAKVMIKRPKLAMTVQGTYDPKADTHALKQQALISEVLAQSGEDAASTENALIPKLLEPLFEKRLGKEALDALEEEIDAMDADRKTRRRIYREKLVAMMIESQPLPDGALAALAHARAAAIRNYMIATHGMEAGRIAERDPEALSGERGEVPSHLGLDAAK from the coding sequence ATGAAACGGTGGATCTGGCGGACGTTACTCGGCGTGCTCGCCCTTTATCTTTTGACGGCGGTTATCGCCGTTCCCTACCTGATCCGCACGAAAGTGCCGGAACTGGTCGGGGAGATGACGGGGGGATCCCTGGAGATCGACCGGGCCCTGTTCAACCCTTTCATTCTTGACCTGACGATCGAGGGGATCCGGTTCGCCGATCCCGAGGGGGCGCCACTGGCCAGTCTGCGGCGCCTGGACGTCAATGTCGACGTCCTCCACCTGATCTGGGGGGAGATCTCCGTCGAGTATTTCGGGCTGCGGGGACTGCGGCTCTCCGTCGTGCAGGAGCGTGACGGGCGGTTCAACTTCGACTGGCTGACGCACCTGGGGAGCGGCGACGCCGCGGAGACGGCTCCGGCGGAGACGAACGGGAGTGCCATGCCCTCGCTGCGGCTGGAAACGTTCGAGCTTGAAGACGGCGGGATCACCTTTACCGACCTCTCCCGTCCTGTCCCGCTGCAGCTGGACTTCTCGCCGATCGGCCTCGATCTGCACGATATCGATACGGGAGGCGGCGGCGAGAACGAGCTTCACCTCTTTGCCCACACCGAGGAGGGCGGACTGCTGGACGTCAAGAGCCGCGTGCACTCTTTTGAACCCTTTGCACTGTCGGGGACGGTCGATTACGATGCCGGGCGGCTCTATGACGCCTGGCATTTTCTGCGCGAGATCAGCGCCCTCGAGGTGGCCGACGGCCGGATGGAGTTGCATTTTACCTATGACGTCAACCTCGCGGAGCTGAATGCGACCACCGTCGACGATCTGCGCTTCGCGCTGAAGCGGCTGCGGGTCAAGCCCAAGGCCGAGAACGCGGACGTACTGCGGGTGGCGTCGCTGACGGTCGAAGGGGGACCGATACGGCCGCTCGCGCAGTTCGGCCGTATCGACACGGCGGGCATTGACGGCCTCTATGTCGATCTGCAACGGCGCAAAGACGGCAGCCTCAACTGGGCGCACTACTTTCCCAAGGGGAATGAGGCCAATGTTTCGGCCGCACCGGCCGAGGATACAGCGGCGGCAGCCTCCGCGCCGTGGGATATGCTCATCAACCGGGTGACGCTGCGGCACATACGGGGGCGTTTCGATGACGGCAGTGTACGCCCGGCCGTGCACCTTGCCCTGGACGATTTCAACCTGACGGCGCGCCATGTCAGTGCGCTCCCGGCGACGCCGCTGACCTTTGACGCGGTGCTGCAGCTCAATAAAAAGATGCGCTGCCGAACCGAGGGGCGTCTTTCGCACTCGCCGCTGGACGCGACCGCCCTGGCGTCGTGCGGCGGACTGGACGTGACCTGGTTCAACCCCTACATCGATGCCGCCGCCGATGCCGCCCTGGCACGGCATGACGTGGTGCTGCGCAGCGCCGTATTGGGCGCGGCCGCGGACGTCACTGCCCGTGAAGCGAACGCTTCGGTCGCCGTCACCGTCAACGACGCCAATGCGACGCTGCAGTCGCTGCTGCTGACGCCCAAAGGCTCGAAACGCAAATTGGCCGCTTTCGATGCGCTTTCCGTCACGGGGGTCACCGCATCGACGGCGGCGAAGCGGGCCGGGGTCGAGCGGATCGTGCTGGCGAAGCCCCAGGTCAACCTGCGCCGGGAGCGCGACGGCAGCATCGACGCCGCGCAGCTGGTCAAAGCGAAACCGGCCGCCCCGGCAAAACGCGGCGCCGCCCAGAAGGCGCAACAGGCGGAGACACCCTGGAGCGCCGCCATCAAGAAGATCCAGATCCGAAGCGGCGCGGCTTCGTTCCGCGATGCCGCCATTGCACACACGACTACGACACGGGTGCAGCGCTTCGATCTGGACGTGAACGGCGTTACGACGGATCCCTCCCGTGCGATCGGACTGCAGGGCAGCTTCCGTATCAACGGTGACGGGCGGGTGCGTGCGAAAGGGTCGCTCGTGCCGGAACCGCTGAAGGCAACAACGGATTTCAGCGTCTCCGGACTGCGCCTGAAGCCTTTCAGCCCCTATGTGGAAGAGGGAATGTTCGTCAAGATCGACGACGGGCGCGTCGGCCTGAAGGGGCAGACGCGCTACCGCCCGTCGAAGCGCGCGGCGGACCTGCGGCTGCACGGCGATTTCAACCTGAACGATCTGTTGGTCAACGACAGCCGCGACGCGACGCCGCTGGTCTCGCTGAAGACGCTGGAGGCGAAAAAGCTTCTTTTCACGCTCTCCCCCGATCAGTTCTTTGTCGACAACGTGACGATGGGCGGATTCTTCAGCTCGATCCTGATCGATGCGAACAAAACATTGAACCTTTCGACGCTCATGCGCCCTTCGGAGAGGAGCGCGGCGCCGAAAGGGGCTGAAAAAACGGCCGAGGCGGCGAAGCAGCCCTTTCCCGTACGCATCATGAAGTTTACGCTCTACAACGGGGCGGTGCACTTTGCCGACGAGTCGCTTCCGCTCCCCTTCGACACGCAGATCCATGATGTTAACGGCGAGGTGCTGGGGATTTCGACGCTGCCCGAAGATACGACCTACCTGCAGGTGGCGGGGGAGATCGACGAGTACGGTACCGCCAAGGCCGAGGGGAGCCTCAACACGGGCGACCCGAAGGCCTTTACGGACATCGGGGTGAATTTCCGCAATATCGAGCTCAAATCCTACACCCCCTACTCGGGCAAGTTCGTCGGCCGGGCGATCGACAGCGGGAAGCTTTCGGTGACGCTGCGCTACCGGATCGTCAAGGGCGCGATGCAGGGGGATAACGGGATGATCATCAACAAGATCGTGCTCGGCGATGATATCGAAAGCAACGATTCGGTGAGCCTGCCGCTCGATTTCGCCATTGCACTGCTTGAAGATCGCGACGGCGTCATCGACATCGACATGCCGGTCGAGGGGGATGTGAACAATCCCAAGTTCCGCTGGGGCAAGGTCGTCTGGAAGGCCTTCGTCAACCTGCTGACCAAGGCGGTTACGGCGCCGTTTGATCTGATCGGTTCCATGCTGGGCATCGAAGGCGACAGCCTCAAGGAGGTCACGTTCGCTGCGGGGTCGCCGACGGTCGACGCCGTGGCGCGGGAACGGCTCGATATGCTGGCCAAGGTGATGATCAAGCGGCCGAAACTCGCCATGACGGTGCAGGGGACGTACGACCCGAAAGCGGATACCCATGCGCTGAAGCAGCAGGCGCTCATCAGCGAGGTGCTGGCACAGAGCGGCGAGGATGCCGCTTCGACGGAAAATGCGCTGATACCGAAACTGCTGGAACCGCTGTTTGAAAAGCGGCTGGGCAAGGAGGCACTCGACGCGCTCGAAGAGGAGATTGATGCGATGGATGCGGACAGGAAGACGCGGCGGCGGATCTACCGCGAGAAGCTGGTGGCCATGATGATCGAGAGCCAGCCGCTGCCCGACGGGGCGCTGGCAGCATTGGCCCATGCCCGGGCGGCGGCGATCCGCAACTATATGATCGCCACGCACGGTATGGAAGCGGGCCGGATCGCGGAGCGTGATCCGGAAGCCCTGAGCGGCGAGAGGGGCGAGGTGCCGTCGCACCTTGGCCTTGACGCGGCAAAATAG
- a CDS encoding PilT/PilU family type 4a pilus ATPase, translated as MEHFLDKLVEKEGSDLFVKSSAVVTARIEGDLTPLTTETLSAFAVEAIARHILGAQYETFEQQFEYDTMYVLNAESRFRVNLFWHLDGIAMVFRLVPLEIKTIEALNLPEQLHRLTKLQRGLVLVTGTTGSGKSTTLASLIEEINRERRKHVITIEDPVEFVHIDKKCVIEQRNVGLHTKGFNQALRAAMRENPDIIMVGEMRDLETAENVLQAVNTGHLVFSTLHTLDAKETIDRLIAIFPPFEQERVRLNLASNLEAVISQRLIHDKNGALVPACEMLFRSPMVEHLIRTKRDFEINDIMANEHSHFGSTTFNQALFELCLHDVISEEVAYSQSGSPTDLQLMFAQSSEYQKKIGNTLENIKDEVGLKQPPPLVEPE; from the coding sequence TTGGAACATTTTTTGGACAAACTCGTCGAGAAAGAGGGAAGTGACCTCTTTGTCAAAAGCAGTGCCGTCGTGACGGCGCGGATCGAGGGGGATCTGACCCCGCTGACGACCGAGACGCTCAGCGCCTTTGCCGTCGAAGCGATTGCCCGCCACATCCTCGGGGCGCAGTACGAGACCTTCGAGCAGCAGTTCGAGTACGACACGATGTACGTCCTCAACGCCGAAAGCCGTTTCAGGGTCAACCTTTTCTGGCACCTCGACGGGATCGCGATGGTCTTCCGCCTCGTCCCACTGGAGATCAAGACGATCGAAGCGCTGAACCTGCCCGAGCAGCTGCACCGTCTGACGAAACTGCAGCGGGGCCTGGTCCTGGTGACGGGAACGACGGGGAGCGGAAAATCGACGACGCTGGCGTCGCTCATCGAGGAGATCAATCGGGAGCGCCGCAAGCATGTCATTACGATCGAGGACCCGGTCGAATTCGTCCATATCGACAAAAAATGCGTCATCGAGCAGCGCAACGTCGGATTGCATACGAAGGGGTTCAACCAGGCATTGCGGGCGGCGATGCGCGAGAACCCCGACATCATCATGGTCGGCGAGATGCGCGACCTTGAAACCGCCGAAAACGTTCTGCAGGCCGTCAATACCGGGCACCTCGTCTTTTCGACCCTCCACACCCTTGATGCCAAGGAGACGATCGACCGTCTCATCGCCATCTTCCCGCCCTTTGAGCAGGAACGGGTGCGCCTCAACCTTGCGAGCAACCTTGAAGCGGTCATCTCCCAGCGCCTTATCCACGACAAGAACGGCGCGCTGGTGCCCGCCTGCGAAATGCTGTTCCGCTCGCCGATGGTCGAACACCTGATCCGCACCAAACGGGACTTCGAGATCAATGATATTATGGCCAACGAGCACTCGCACTTCGGTTCGACGACCTTCAACCAGGCTCTCTTTGAGCTCTGCCTGCACGACGTGATCTCCGAAGAGGTGGCCTACAGCCAGAGCGGCAGCCCGACCGACCTGCAGCTGATGTTCGCACAGAGCAGCGAGTACCAGAAAAAGATCGGCAATACGCTCGAGAATATCAAGGATGAAGTGGGTCTGAAGCAGCCGCCGCCGCTTGTGGAACCGGAGTAG
- a CDS encoding tRNA (5-methylaminomethyl-2-thiouridine)(34)-methyltransferase MnmD, with the protein MPHFDDALHQSVRSEDGTNTAYSVEYGEHYHSTKDGALTESLQKHVVPAFSCFEAAPSLRILDICFGLGFNTLATLYYMREQGIDKRIEIVSPELDEALVRSLAAFEYPEIFRPFLPIIEAISETGGYEDERVKVTVLFGDARETLPTLTEPFDIVYQDAFSPEHNPILWTSEYFAQLARLTHEKSVITTYSMALRTRLALYENGFNVYLNKGEGFRNATVACKSGLPRFEKVDMAHKIACNPDVKSLRDADLV; encoded by the coding sequence ATGCCGCATTTTGACGATGCACTGCACCAAAGCGTGCGCAGCGAAGACGGTACGAATACCGCCTATTCGGTCGAGTACGGCGAGCATTACCACTCCACGAAGGACGGGGCGCTGACGGAGTCGCTGCAAAAGCACGTCGTTCCGGCCTTCTCCTGTTTCGAAGCGGCGCCGTCGCTGCGCATCCTCGACATCTGTTTCGGGCTGGGGTTCAACACGCTCGCGACGCTTTACTATATGCGCGAACAGGGGATCGACAAGCGTATCGAGATCGTCTCTCCCGAACTCGACGAGGCGCTGGTACGCTCGTTGGCCGCTTTCGAATACCCGGAGATCTTTCGTCCTTTCCTGCCGATTATCGAAGCGATCAGCGAAACGGGCGGCTACGAGGATGAACGGGTGAAAGTCACGGTGCTGTTCGGCGACGCGCGCGAGACGCTCCCGACGCTGACGGAGCCCTTTGACATTGTCTACCAGGACGCCTTCAGCCCGGAGCACAACCCGATTCTCTGGACCTCCGAGTATTTTGCGCAGCTGGCGCGCCTGACCCATGAAAAAAGCGTGATCACGACCTATTCGATGGCCCTTCGGACCCGCCTGGCCCTCTATGAGAACGGTTTCAACGTCTACCTGAACAAGGGGGAGGGATTCCGCAACGCGACGGTGGCGTGCAAGAGCGGACTGCCGCGCTTCGAGAAAGTCGACATGGCGCATAAGATCGCCTGTAACCCGGATGTAAAAAGTCTGCGGGACGCTGATCTGGTTTGA